Proteins found in one candidate division KSB1 bacterium genomic segment:
- a CDS encoding glycosyltransferase translates to ALPDLNYKNDGKSTERISQLILTLANRSRENKASRNLWPTTELNKDKIRSKRNSNTKLRILEVIHSFLPFKSGGTELYTFNLSKELQKLGHDILVLFPFLAEDKKEFSFNHSRYNGIPIVMFNLFESYKSKRSEFLNLEYDQPFRDFLKNNKFDIVHFQHLYGLSVNWLSIAKESGAKVVLKLDDFYFYCKQIHLIQSEGSYCSGPESLNKCIQCCYPAQKDKKSENLISEFEYRNETLKSAFSIPDLVHTPSRFAKESHQKNGFVNSNFKVIPTGILPFKVLTKTKAIDEKIRIAYVGAIDRRKGVLDFIRAIEHFIDQPDISQNEAKLKFKIYGNHDDDDLSEFVFAKVAELDCLEYEGTFTQDDRSKIFSQIDVMAIPSIGENYPFIIREALYANIPVIATNISGVPEIIANGVNGFLFPPGDFKSLAALFEKITKQPDLLNELDLTSFPAKTISEEAIELIKEFKNLPESKSEQPLVSIVIVTYNSEATIRKCLQSIHLNTTISYEIILIDNASNKNVKEVINNNLEFRIPITIIQNDENAGFSKASNQGIQQARGKYVVLLNPDTAVLQGWAEQLIAHFNNEVGAVGPISNYAAGLQNVNEHIDKKLHGNFSVEELSARIYQTNNGKSIETKLLIGFCMMIKKETIDKVGLLDENLILGNDDLDYSLRLRDAGYKLLIATDTFIYHEGQSSFAMLKSAEKQQMMQMSLDRFYAKLETKYGEGKVPSSIQLWGLDILGIPSKFTEGLKPLLKVPKSLSIKKRIALIYDNAARPDTTGEYCKRALCQICQTDHFLPSQIASLTPGSYDLFLFIDDGLNYAIPYYLRPNAWWVIDTHLQYNVDLQKSRKFDFVFAAQKDGAAKLKRDGINNVKWLPLAADPEIHKKHQVNKEYDISFIGHYAHGPRNKLLQIIKSNFDNVYIGQQFFEEMAKTYSASKIIFNRSLKNDINMRVFEAMSTGSLLVTNDVSDNGILEIFQDEQVLVQYSSEAELLKKLKYYLKEEKKREFIAEKGRKNILANHTYTHRMKVLLSEVFENDDTVMRPTPDELVSIILVTFNGLEATKNCIESIHKYTNISYELIIVDNGSTDGTLEYIDSLSNAKTIHNQKNLGFSAANNIGIKNSKGDYILLLNNDTIVTEGWLNGLLRAINLAPEVGLAGPKTNWVFSSSQIVDSPKYKSQAELQTYAKGFTNQHKNEYLLTNEILVGFCLLIKKEVIDKIGLLDERFGNGNFEDDDYCLRARLAGYEKIVAGDVFIHHEGNFSFKANNIDYQDQMEQNLLLFKEKWKDEIEFRGRKYFLKKDLEALAQTENIRGENAFEKNRLENAKEHFEKALEWDPEYVVALNNLGVLNWQLGNTSDAADYFLNALEKDSKYLDAIENLMQIIPNLNMNDEVMQKFTEICKDSNLVVS, encoded by the coding sequence AACTTATGGCCTACGACAGAATTGAACAAAGATAAAATAAGGTCAAAAAGGAACAGCAATACTAAGCTTAGAATTTTAGAAGTCATCCATAGTTTCCTTCCTTTCAAATCTGGTGGAACAGAACTGTATACTTTTAACCTATCAAAAGAATTACAAAAATTGGGACACGATATTTTGGTTCTTTTTCCATTTCTTGCAGAGGATAAAAAGGAATTCTCTTTTAACCATTCTCGTTACAACGGTATCCCAATTGTCATGTTCAATTTGTTTGAAAGTTATAAGTCGAAACGATCTGAATTCCTAAATTTGGAATACGATCAGCCTTTTCGTGATTTCTTGAAGAATAATAAATTTGATATTGTTCATTTTCAGCATCTGTATGGGTTATCAGTGAACTGGCTTTCCATTGCAAAAGAAAGTGGAGCCAAAGTTGTTCTTAAACTTGATGATTTCTATTTTTACTGCAAACAAATTCATTTAATTCAGTCAGAAGGATCTTACTGTTCCGGGCCCGAATCACTTAACAAATGTATTCAATGCTGTTATCCTGCCCAAAAAGATAAAAAGTCTGAAAATTTAATAAGTGAATTTGAATATCGGAATGAAACCTTAAAATCGGCATTTTCCATACCTGATTTGGTTCATACACCTTCTCGTTTTGCTAAAGAATCTCATCAAAAAAATGGATTTGTGAATTCAAATTTTAAAGTGATTCCCACCGGGATTTTACCATTTAAAGTGCTGACAAAGACCAAAGCTATCGATGAAAAAATAAGAATTGCATATGTCGGAGCGATTGATCGCCGCAAAGGTGTCTTGGATTTCATCAGAGCGATAGAACATTTTATTGATCAGCCTGATATCAGCCAGAACGAAGCCAAATTAAAGTTTAAAATCTATGGCAATCATGACGATGATGATTTGTCTGAATTTGTCTTCGCTAAAGTGGCCGAGTTGGATTGTCTGGAGTACGAAGGAACATTTACACAAGATGACCGATCTAAAATCTTCTCTCAAATAGATGTAATGGCCATCCCCTCCATAGGCGAAAATTATCCATTCATCATCAGGGAAGCACTCTATGCGAACATCCCGGTGATTGCAACAAACATATCGGGAGTTCCGGAGATCATTGCCAACGGCGTTAATGGATTCCTATTTCCTCCGGGGGATTTTAAATCTCTAGCAGCACTATTTGAGAAGATTACAAAACAGCCTGATTTGCTAAATGAACTTGATCTTACCTCTTTTCCCGCAAAAACCATTTCTGAAGAAGCGATTGAATTGATAAAAGAATTCAAAAATCTCCCTGAATCAAAATCAGAGCAGCCATTGGTCTCAATTGTAATTGTCACCTATAACTCAGAAGCCACGATACGAAAGTGTCTTCAAAGCATTCATTTAAATACGACGATCTCATATGAGATCATTCTAATTGATAATGCTTCGAATAAAAATGTCAAAGAAGTTATCAACAATAACCTGGAATTTCGAATTCCTATCACAATCATACAAAATGACGAGAATGCAGGATTTTCCAAGGCTTCAAATCAAGGTATTCAGCAAGCAAGAGGAAAATATGTTGTTCTATTGAATCCAGATACTGCCGTTTTGCAAGGATGGGCTGAGCAACTGATAGCTCATTTTAACAATGAAGTCGGCGCTGTTGGACCCATTTCAAACTATGCTGCCGGGTTACAAAATGTGAATGAGCATATCGATAAAAAATTGCATGGCAATTTCTCTGTTGAGGAATTAAGCGCAAGAATTTACCAGACAAACAATGGTAAATCTATCGAAACTAAACTGCTAATCGGGTTTTGCATGATGATTAAGAAAGAGACGATCGATAAAGTTGGCTTATTGGATGAAAACTTGATTCTTGGCAATGATGATCTTGATTATTCACTTCGTTTGAGAGACGCTGGTTATAAACTATTAATCGCGACAGATACATTTATTTACCATGAAGGACAATCAAGCTTTGCGATGTTAAAATCCGCAGAAAAGCAGCAAATGATGCAGATGTCACTGGATCGATTTTATGCAAAACTTGAAACCAAATATGGTGAAGGAAAAGTTCCTTCTTCGATTCAGCTTTGGGGCTTAGACATCTTGGGCATCCCTTCTAAATTTACAGAAGGATTGAAACCTCTACTAAAAGTACCAAAATCACTGTCAATAAAAAAACGAATTGCCCTCATTTATGACAATGCTGCACGTCCAGATACAACTGGTGAATATTGTAAGCGAGCGTTGTGTCAAATTTGCCAGACCGACCATTTTCTTCCGAGCCAAATAGCAAGTTTAACGCCTGGGAGTTATGATCTTTTTCTGTTTATCGATGATGGTCTTAACTATGCGATCCCTTATTATCTCAGGCCAAACGCCTGGTGGGTGATTGATACTCACCTTCAATATAATGTTGATTTGCAAAAGTCCAGAAAATTTGATTTTGTTTTCGCAGCTCAAAAAGACGGGGCCGCAAAATTAAAGCGTGATGGAATTAACAACGTGAAATGGCTTCCCCTGGCTGCGGATCCAGAAATTCACAAAAAACATCAAGTAAATAAGGAATATGATATTTCATTTATTGGTCATTACGCCCATGGGCCAAGGAATAAACTTTTACAAATTATTAAATCAAACTTTGATAATGTTTACATCGGGCAACAATTTTTTGAGGAGATGGCCAAAACATACAGCGCTTCTAAAATTATTTTTAATAGAAGTTTAAAAAATGATATCAACATGCGTGTTTTTGAAGCAATGTCGACGGGAAGCTTGCTTGTTACAAACGATGTTTCAGACAATGGCATACTAGAGATTTTCCAGGACGAACAAGTACTCGTACAATATTCAAGTGAAGCTGAACTTCTTAAAAAACTAAAGTACTATCTCAAAGAAGAAAAGAAAAGAGAGTTCATTGCAGAGAAAGGGCGAAAAAACATATTAGCTAACCATACTTATACACATCGAATGAAAGTATTGTTAAGTGAAGTTTTTGAAAATGACGATACTGTTATGAGACCAACTCCAGACGAATTGGTTTCAATTATTTTGGTTACTTTTAACGGATTAGAAGCAACAAAAAACTGTATCGAAAGCATTCACAAGTATACAAATATTTCCTATGAATTAATTATTGTAGATAACGGATCAACGGATGGAACTTTGGAATATATAGACTCCCTTTCAAATGCGAAGACTATTCATAATCAGAAAAATCTTGGTTTTTCCGCTGCAAACAATATTGGCATAAAAAATAGTAAGGGTGATTACATTTTGCTTCTTAATAACGATACCATTGTTACTGAAGGTTGGTTAAATGGGTTGCTGCGCGCAATAAACCTTGCTCCGGAAGTTGGCTTAGCCGGTCCAAAAACGAATTGGGTATTTTCTTCTTCACAGATAGTTGATAGTCCAAAATATAAATCGCAAGCTGAATTGCAAACCTATGCAAAAGGTTTCACTAATCAACATAAAAACGAGTATTTATTGACGAATGAAATATTAGTCGGTTTTTGTTTATTGATTAAAAAAGAGGTTATTGACAAAATCGGACTTTTGGATGAAAGATTCGGAAACGGCAATTTCGAAGATGATGACTATTGTTTACGAGCTCGTTTAGCCGGATATGAAAAAATTGTTGCTGGCGATGTTTTTATTCATCACGAAGGTAACTTTTCATTTAAAGCAAACAATATCGATTACCAGGATCAAATGGAGCAAAATTTATTATTATTTAAAGAAAAATGGAAAGATGAAATAGAATTTCGTGGAAGAAAATATTTCCTGAAAAAGGATTTGGAAGCATTAGCGCAAACAGAAAATATTCGTGGTGAAAATGCATTTGAAAAAAATCGATTAGAAAATGCAAAGGAGCATTTCGAAAAAGCTTTAGAATGGGACCCGGAATATGTTGTAGCTCTGAATAATCTCGGTGTGCTAAATTGGCAATTAGGGAACACTTCAGACGCGGCGGATTACTTTTTAAATGCTTTGGAAAAAGATTCCAAATATCTGGATGCCATAGAAAACCTTATGCAAATAATTCCTAATTTGAACATGAACGATGAAGTGATGCAAAAATTTACTGAAATTTGTAAAGACAGCAATTTGGTAGTGAGTTAA
- a CDS encoding response regulator gives MNDNRTIAFNLKNLLPLSEKDLQIYREFCIVVMVLIPILGGIYENTNPGAKNFVTDRIILALVGLSVVGLSYKIQLLKIWMRQIVYFFNFTVTLWSILVASVNHFSVEYVFSLVIVILASSVSFTSVNQLSWYFLLTISSSALAGWYDPNPYVNRNIFIGSIATVGLISFLALRSKLLIQKTLEISEELMKTIFNESADAMFLVDREKQDTVDCNVSAEKMFKAKNKDSLVGIDLRNLAELAFEIDTLEKLQSEILKNGKWEKELEFKTLAGTGFWGDMVIKDIEISDKTYHLARITDVTEKKKAHEEVAWLATFPENDPVSIIELSPEGKVTYVNPMTSSSFPDLEKKELAHPILCDIQPFVRDLKSRGSSKSFREVQYNQSHYHQNISLVPNQNLIRISNIDITARIRAEQEIIASELKNQALINAIPDLMFQIDKQGVVLSYKPAKKTQNSRNVIEKNISEIFPNDVAEQIRTSIHNAFQTKEIQVFDFQISQGNKLRDYEARIVVSSYSEVVAIVRDITNRKELDRSLIAAREAALETSRLKSEFVANISHELRTPLNGIMGFSDLLSDSELDDEQKHFIQVIRSSSQSLLKLINDLLDFSKIESGKLELELIEFNIRDCTCNSIKTLSTLAYEKGLDLNIEFDVNVPKQLSGDPGRLRQILVNLVSNSIKFTNKGKISITASQLSRSENRVEIRFTIEDSGIGIPKEKLNMIFYSFAQADGSSTREFGGTGLGLALTKQLVELMTGKIWVESKVGVGSKFHFKVKFDIAHIKSIPVDKHSKLNLKNKKVLVVDSVPQSRKSFKDIFTKWNMKSIIVGSGQKAILEIEKSRTQKEGFSYILIDANISEIDGFTLASQISKTEDLNHSMIMILSSTGKRGDAARCREIGISAYLTKPIKPEQLLETFAAIENNRNSNQKEIQLVTRHSIRENKQNMNHIKEESLKQEY, from the coding sequence ATGAACGATAATAGAACCATTGCTTTCAATTTGAAAAACTTGTTGCCTCTTTCTGAAAAGGATCTGCAAATCTATAGGGAGTTTTGTATTGTTGTGATGGTTCTCATTCCGATATTAGGTGGGATTTACGAGAATACAAATCCGGGTGCAAAGAATTTTGTAACTGACAGAATTATTTTGGCTCTTGTCGGTTTATCTGTTGTCGGGCTCTCGTATAAAATTCAATTGTTAAAAATATGGATGCGACAAATTGTCTATTTTTTTAATTTTACAGTTACCTTGTGGTCAATCCTTGTAGCATCCGTTAACCACTTCTCCGTTGAATATGTTTTCAGCCTGGTTATAGTTATTTTGGCAAGCAGTGTTAGCTTTACATCTGTCAATCAACTTTCGTGGTATTTCCTTTTGACTATTTCTTCTTCAGCATTAGCCGGTTGGTATGATCCTAATCCGTATGTTAATCGAAACATTTTTATTGGTTCTATTGCCACAGTAGGGCTGATTTCGTTTTTAGCGTTGCGATCCAAATTGCTCATTCAAAAAACCCTGGAAATCAGTGAAGAATTAATGAAAACGATATTTAATGAGTCTGCTGATGCAATGTTCCTGGTCGATAGGGAAAAACAGGATACGGTTGATTGTAATGTTAGCGCAGAAAAAATGTTCAAGGCAAAAAACAAAGATAGTTTGGTTGGAATTGATTTGAGAAATCTTGCTGAACTAGCATTTGAAATAGATACATTGGAAAAACTGCAAAGCGAAATTCTTAAAAATGGCAAGTGGGAGAAGGAACTAGAATTTAAAACTTTAGCAGGAACAGGGTTTTGGGGTGATATGGTAATTAAGGATATTGAAATTTCCGATAAAACTTATCATTTAGCCCGAATTACCGATGTCACGGAAAAGAAAAAAGCTCATGAAGAAGTGGCCTGGTTAGCAACTTTTCCTGAAAATGACCCTGTCTCGATTATTGAATTAAGTCCGGAAGGTAAAGTTACCTATGTTAATCCGATGACTTCTTCCTCTTTCCCTGACCTTGAGAAAAAAGAATTGGCACATCCTATTTTGTGTGATATTCAACCCTTTGTGAGAGATTTGAAGTCAAGAGGCAGCTCCAAATCATTTAGAGAAGTTCAATATAATCAATCTCATTACCATCAAAACATTTCTCTTGTGCCGAATCAAAACTTGATAAGAATTTCTAATATTGACATCACGGCTAGAATTCGAGCGGAACAAGAAATCATAGCGAGTGAATTAAAAAACCAGGCTTTGATTAATGCAATTCCTGATTTGATGTTTCAGATCGACAAACAAGGTGTGGTTTTATCTTACAAACCTGCGAAGAAAACACAAAATTCAAGAAATGTAATCGAAAAAAATATTAGTGAGATCTTCCCAAATGATGTTGCCGAACAAATAAGAACCAGCATTCATAACGCATTTCAAACTAAAGAAATACAGGTTTTTGATTTTCAAATTTCACAAGGCAATAAATTAAGGGATTATGAAGCGAGGATTGTTGTTAGTAGTTATTCTGAAGTTGTGGCAATTGTGCGAGATATTACCAATCGTAAGGAATTGGATCGCAGCTTAATAGCTGCTCGAGAAGCTGCTTTGGAAACATCCCGACTTAAATCAGAATTTGTAGCCAATATTAGCCATGAACTTCGGACACCACTGAATGGAATTATGGGCTTTAGTGATTTATTATCTGATTCCGAACTCGACGACGAGCAAAAACATTTCATTCAAGTAATTCGCAGTTCAAGCCAATCACTTTTGAAATTGATTAATGATCTTCTCGATTTTTCAAAAATAGAATCAGGGAAATTGGAATTAGAATTAATAGAATTTAACATAAGAGATTGCACCTGTAATTCCATCAAAACACTTTCAACCCTGGCCTATGAGAAAGGACTGGATTTGAATATAGAATTTGATGTCAATGTTCCAAAACAATTATCCGGTGACCCGGGACGGCTTCGCCAAATCCTGGTAAATTTAGTTTCCAATTCAATTAAATTTACGAACAAAGGTAAAATATCAATAACTGCTTCACAATTGTCTCGATCTGAAAATCGGGTTGAGATTCGTTTCACTATCGAGGATTCTGGTATAGGTATTCCAAAAGAAAAGCTAAATATGATTTTTTATTCGTTTGCGCAAGCGGATGGATCTTCTACCAGAGAATTCGGTGGAACAGGCCTGGGGCTTGCTTTAACCAAACAGCTGGTAGAATTAATGACTGGCAAAATCTGGGTTGAAAGCAAGGTTGGGGTTGGTAGTAAATTCCATTTCAAAGTGAAATTTGATATTGCTCATATCAAAAGCATACCGGTGGATAAGCACTCTAAGCTAAATTTAAAAAATAAAAAAGTTCTTGTTGTTGATAGTGTACCACAAAGTAGAAAATCATTTAAAGATATTTTTACGAAGTGGAATATGAAATCGATTATTGTGGGAAGCGGACAAAAAGCTATACTTGAAATTGAGAAGTCAAGGACTCAAAAGGAAGGTTTCTCATACATACTCATTGATGCAAATATTTCCGAAATTGATGGATTTACACTGGCAAGCCAGATTTCAAAAACTGAAGATTTAAACCACTCCATGATTATGATTCTATCTTCAACAGGTAAAAGGGGAGATGCCGCCAGGTGCAGAGAAATTGGTATATCAGCTTATTTGACAAAACCAATTAAGCCTGAACAATTACTTGAAACATTCGCAGCGATCGAAAACAATCGGAATTCGAACCAAAAAGAAATCCAACTGGTTACACGCCATTCCATTCGAGAAAATAAACAAAATATGAATCACATTAAAGAAGAAAGCCTCAAACAGGAATATTAA
- a CDS encoding glycosyltransferase, producing the protein MIVKNEEKNLGKCLELANGFADEIIVVDTGSVDKTTSIAKKHGVRLFQFQWIDDYSAARNVSLKHARGKWIIWLDADDRIYPDQHPLIRKLAQEKPDRAFYFKLVNDGFEKSQCLQLRMFPNFKEIRFERPVHEQVATSINRLGLPIVNSKVILYHTGYSSLEVVKAKKERYIGMMSKWLESQPGDNAIRYQYALALHTLKQNEKAKAEFEFLLNHSPDFKKTDPMYYFSSILLGRTYLELNDFDSALSALKTAEEINPNTAFLRISIAEVYVYSGNYDKAVQYLNETDINPEEEMSSFPLDYTILKYGKLVLLGKSKLELGYPESANSYLNEALELAPHKPDAYKFLAEVNRNTGNYKEVVHYYTLAKEKDPEYFYYDFKIGNLFLALGWLSKSKGYFKQSLEKLPNHPPILYNLAIIEQCSGRYDNALSYFSTLQKLEIWNDNFSPFFILCLMDKGDLLSISQKYSLYLNGKTKVWMSYLLDLYFEKTESFWTKFNGSHPELQEKSINEVVVHITKEIEQSINNKDFVLSELQLRVALFLDQKDTLRYLLQLADIQMKNNRLFQSINTFEQGINFTTNDQQVIAILDKMSRCYLQLGVDEAHQMCLKQIEQVKNNSIQPLLSSL; encoded by the coding sequence ATGATTGTAAAAAATGAAGAAAAAAATCTTGGCAAATGTCTTGAACTTGCCAATGGTTTTGCCGATGAAATTATTGTTGTCGATACCGGTTCCGTAGATAAAACAACATCGATTGCTAAGAAGCATGGTGTACGGCTTTTTCAATTCCAATGGATTGATGATTATTCGGCGGCAAGAAATGTATCATTAAAACATGCTAGGGGTAAGTGGATTATCTGGCTTGATGCTGATGACCGGATTTATCCTGACCAGCATCCTCTTATCCGCAAGTTAGCACAAGAAAAACCGGATAGAGCATTTTATTTCAAATTAGTAAACGATGGCTTTGAAAAGTCCCAATGCCTTCAATTAAGGATGTTCCCAAATTTTAAAGAAATCCGATTTGAGAGACCGGTTCATGAACAAGTTGCGACCAGTATCAATCGTTTAGGATTACCTATCGTGAATTCGAAGGTTATCCTTTACCACACCGGTTACAGTAGTTTGGAAGTTGTTAAAGCGAAAAAGGAACGCTATATTGGTATGATGTCCAAATGGCTTGAAAGCCAACCAGGAGATAACGCAATTCGATATCAATATGCGCTTGCACTTCACACTTTAAAACAAAACGAAAAAGCAAAGGCAGAGTTTGAATTTCTATTGAACCACTCGCCGGATTTTAAGAAAACCGATCCGATGTATTATTTTTCATCGATATTGCTTGGTAGAACATATCTTGAATTAAATGATTTTGATAGCGCACTATCTGCACTTAAAACAGCTGAAGAAATTAATCCCAATACTGCATTTCTAAGAATATCCATTGCAGAAGTGTATGTTTATTCAGGTAATTATGATAAGGCTGTTCAATATCTAAATGAAACAGATATCAATCCTGAGGAAGAAATGTCTTCTTTTCCCTTAGATTATACAATCTTAAAGTATGGAAAATTGGTATTATTGGGAAAGAGCAAGTTGGAACTAGGCTATCCGGAATCTGCAAATTCGTATCTTAATGAAGCTTTAGAATTAGCTCCCCATAAACCGGATGCTTATAAGTTTCTTGCTGAAGTGAATAGAAACACCGGCAATTATAAAGAAGTCGTTCACTATTACACATTAGCTAAAGAAAAAGATCCTGAATATTTTTACTATGATTTTAAAATTGGGAATTTATTCTTAGCGTTGGGCTGGCTATCCAAATCAAAAGGGTATTTCAAACAATCTTTAGAAAAATTACCTAACCACCCACCCATCTTATACAATTTAGCAATTATTGAGCAGTGTAGTGGCAGGTATGATAACGCACTTTCTTATTTTAGTACATTACAAAAACTGGAAATTTGGAACGATAATTTCAGTCCTTTTTTTATCTTATGCTTAATGGATAAGGGAGATCTTTTATCTATTTCACAGAAATATTCTTTGTATTTAAATGGCAAAACCAAAGTATGGATGAGTTATTTATTAGATTTGTATTTTGAAAAAACGGAATCGTTCTGGACAAAGTTTAATGGTAGTCATCCGGAATTACAAGAAAAAAGCATTAATGAAGTTGTTGTTCATATCACAAAAGAAATAGAACAGTCAATAAATAACAAGGATTTTGTGTTGTCAGAACTACAATTGCGTGTGGCTTTATTCCTTGATCAGAAAGATACTTTGAGGTATTTATTGCAGTTGGCTGATATTCAGATGAAAAACAATAGATTATTTCAGTCAATAAATACATTTGAACAGGGAATAAATTTTACAACAAACGATCAACAGGTAATAGCAATATTAGATAAAATGAGTCGATGTTACTTGCAACTAGGTGTCGATGAAGCACATCAGATGTGCCTAAAACAAATCGAGCAAGTTAAAAATAATTCAATACAACCTCTTCTTTCCAGTCTTTAA
- a CDS encoding flagellin, whose translation MGLRIYNNIAALNAGRNLEINDALLSKSLERLSSGLRINRAADDAAGLGISQNMRAQISGLRMGSRNASQAVNLVQTAEGAMVEIHNMLERMRELAVQASSDSVTDTDRGYLDSEYNQLSSEIDRIADATKYNGVALVNGSYSGNTVSFASAQTTADADLGVQKIELNGAAAGVFTITDASGTSIQMTDGTITQSVTIAADPGEGETITVNFSQLGITLTLNEAYDDQDLEGTIITVDAGSGGSFQIGADNDANNRITFSIGNLKATGSNLGLSGTGVSTRSAAQSALDSLDTAIGAVNGERATLGAVQNRLGYTIASSNNTAENLQASESQIRDADFALEVSLFTRNQVLVQAGTAMLAQANSTSQNVLSLLR comes from the coding sequence ATGGGTTTAAGAATCTATAATAACATCGCTGCGCTTAACGCAGGTCGTAACTTGGAGATAAACGATGCGCTGTTATCAAAATCATTAGAGCGCCTGTCGTCAGGATTGCGCATTAACCGTGCGGCTGACGATGCTGCAGGACTGGGTATTTCGCAAAATATGCGCGCCCAGATTTCCGGTTTGCGTATGGGAAGTCGAAATGCCTCTCAGGCCGTAAATCTGGTGCAGACCGCTGAAGGTGCGATGGTTGAGATTCATAATATGTTAGAACGGATGCGTGAACTTGCTGTTCAAGCATCTTCTGACAGTGTAACAGACACAGATCGTGGATACCTGGATTCAGAATATAACCAATTAAGTTCTGAAATTGATCGTATTGCTGATGCCACAAAGTATAATGGTGTAGCACTGGTCAATGGTAGTTATAGTGGCAATACAGTAAGTTTTGCGTCTGCTCAAACAACTGCTGATGCAGATCTTGGTGTTCAGAAGATTGAATTGAATGGCGCTGCCGCAGGAGTCTTCACCATAACAGATGCAAGCGGAACATCAATTCAAATGACTGATGGCACAATTACTCAATCTGTTACAATAGCAGCTGATCCTGGTGAAGGTGAAACCATAACTGTGAACTTCTCACAATTGGGAATCACGCTTACCCTGAACGAAGCCTACGATGATCAGGATTTGGAAGGCACGATTATCACTGTGGATGCAGGTTCGGGTGGGTCATTCCAGATTGGCGCGGATAACGATGCTAACAACCGGATTACCTTTAGTATTGGTAACTTGAAAGCAACAGGCAGCAATTTAGGATTGAGCGGTACAGGTGTCTCTACCAGGTCTGCCGCACAATCAGCGCTGGATTCATTAGACACCGCAATCGGCGCCGTTAATGGCGAGCGTGCTACATTAGGTGCGGTTCAGAACAGGCTCGGATACACAATTGCCAGTTCAAATAACACTGCAGAAAACCTGCAAGCATCTGAATCTCAAATTAGAGATGCAGACTTTGCACTGGAAGTATCTTTGTTCACAAGAAATCAAGTTCTTGTTCAAGCAGGTACTGCAATGTTGGCACAGGCAAACAGTACGTCACAAAACGTACTATCCCTGTTACGATAA
- a CDS encoding flagellar protein FlaG, with product MSEVSSVGQVAAEYNPYIGSVVTEESNIAHSQEQAQKKIFAEKIDDGNVDKNAVKLQTEELNQVVDLFNHELRFEIDDRLGKVIVKIIDKETGETIRQIPPEDMLNIMARIDEVLGMMFDERA from the coding sequence ATGAGTGAAGTCAGTTCAGTTGGACAAGTTGCAGCAGAATACAACCCATATATTGGTTCTGTTGTTACTGAAGAATCCAATATCGCTCATTCTCAAGAACAAGCACAAAAGAAAATTTTCGCCGAAAAAATCGATGATGGTAATGTTGATAAGAATGCTGTTAAATTGCAAACTGAGGAGCTCAATCAGGTTGTAGATTTGTTTAATCACGAGCTCAGGTTTGAAATTGACGATCGCTTGGGCAAAGTGATTGTCAAAATAATAGATAAAGAAACTGGTGAAACCATACGACAAATTCCCCCGGAAGATATGCTGAATATAATGGCAAGAATAGATGAAGTTCTTGGAATGATGTTTGATGAAAGAGCGTAG